The following proteins come from a genomic window of Leptospira dzoumogneensis:
- a CDS encoding RHS repeat-associated core domain-containing protein encodes MKEKLRKFAVLVFLPLLLLMIFSGFSIKSFFLTLTGSLVPQPLPKLSATQNGTLSSNVEIVLPPGTKGIVPNLSLSYSSGGKNGILGVGWNLSGIYSISRDPSFGINFDNNDKFLSDQVGPLTDISGNKTKYHSRKESWVRFVPSGVCGSGPCSWTATDKDGIVYSYGKTNDSRIEALGKNGAIRNWALNQVRDPFGNGYDITYIEDPITGEYYPNEIKYQNRSIKFEYSSSRTDSSPSYVFGSLVQTTKRLDEIEIYADGTLLRNYELEYSSGPSTGRQILTSLKRNESNIFGSESYDDLDFNYGSDGFLVQPLADTNLNTPTSTVNLFVPSALLMYANLYFGNPLPTQPTATEKRLATYLQYAMHIPVPDRDVCNNGASACLCAAYAPCWGGNPNFFAILASMCLDYNNWGGPNYCASGIDSGLTYWTPMDLDGNGILDFASIVGSENSNTIRLRAWKVQNGTVDPNGSFLSPILPLHYNTFFQTVDLDGDGRTDFAYESGGKLNVIYSQSNSFSSPVNFSNVAIPAASQNMQAFRPYSYFYEYSTLNPKRMIADKPQIDWFADMNSDNLADFIHYDGTKFNIYLNQKGSFSNAIQITGTSNYFINEFMDLDLDGKAEHVRLVQYSQNPQYTSVSNQLQAANEQAETITNEFHTKEDILNSILNNGVSSVSNSDFYSLIDYYLTGCGYYIANSGSGGNILQVPNSSGQNVSCIDVDPNYIDVTQLQAAKNGTPIPSTNTLFNDLQVVYAKTLGPVTTTQTNLQNQLNALNASANGTIRYRLDVTTFNLTSQTSTVAQYDLGTSADRLRSFFGDVNSDSLPDFVTIVGNQIKVSLNTNHGFAAQVTSSLNASSVSNTSQSNFSDVNSDGLEDLVLYNKETKTVESYLSNGAGSLTYNSNFGFGQFDLNEQTSGGVYKADQGQFIIQDMNGDGSKDALLIKLWQDKTQGHILAKTTNPKVSNEDDLISVTNGIQTTTVGYTTKQLHPGAIQAGSGNYPNIPDISNTHLVTNITTDLGSGVSIGESFEYKNSRFYLGVREVIRSLGFASVKEKDNGTGFYRFTEYNQTDYRLAGVPTTFSNYNASGNLMQQTINSGFQFPNPLGTEIAVAANISKSSYHNGNLEVSTNTAYTLDQYGFPTNQTETAGSHTISTDIEFSHDLNSWRIGRMTRNKKTINGLLVQDQKLVYQGDAVQTATQFLGTSAEQNTNYTYDSFGNPITITDTSNATSTISYDAVIHSFPLEKNNALGHKETINYDLNSGLEISKTDPNGGVTSKTYDALGRLLQVTYPGSQNWNESYEYTNTGKFDLANFSNTQSVSKTIRDTTSGLETKITEYSDPLGNVLRTVSDTAVTGITLITDSLYNYQTGLAFKKSNPYFSNTSPFWTEYKYEDPDYRSTGTIHSDSKGLTTTTVSYSGLTVNTSISAPDGIVKTFSETKNELGQVVSKTDNGKTILTNYSPNGQPSQITDPTGLVTNFVFGTAGRRISVTDPSSGTISYTYDPMGRILQQTDARNKNIQFSYDTIGRIISTQTNGGETPIVNEYDAGQYGIGRVTKITDSSGVTEISYNIQGKPIRQIKTIDGYQLITEMEYDSLGRLIIITYPDGSKVYQSYSLNGNLENVTLDSPDGGANGILVAQYEGPIFVDGNPIFRKTTGNGVVTDLKLDLSNFQTLSLSSKKDDGSILQSISYDYDGSGNIAQQTDNQNTSRNQTYTYDLHSRLLSAVGSYGTQNYTYNAGGNLTQKGNVNFTYGDSNHPHSITNAASGQSSYNYTYDAAGNMISRNGDVLVYDSFSKLIEYQAQDGTTIKYTYDYSGNRVKSENLTTTAITYNTGDYYEIVKSNGSDDQHTMYIKGLGGEILTQITRPNASLVTLDENTKIGLANSSGTWMEQTGLCSGVIIDCGTYWKNRIISPISKFFAYSAFFRDGIPTIAFRLGYILFILGMFYLAYPFLLRGNEILKGKKITGLSTPVLLISIFGVSLFQDCNGLLGGKAPWFTLKANMEETSSFGVKDNNAGTPAIGGYFYQRDHLGSTTMLTDGYGNQVAGPGQSGVSYVSYLPYGEINLSESTGPDIFHYKFTGQILDSDTGLYYYKSRYYDPHLGRFIQADDRSDKGINGLNRYMYVGGNPVNRIDPNGHSWLSNALKIKSGSFLQRALFVNSKRWASAGNLLYNAGSVIGGTALLAGMVGFAPVFLQAGVIANPKAFKHNFGQATNAYFRSLADFGVSSVANPILGDPRPRYEISRGAFIIHNSYEANHGLFKRNESLTLATTEGPYVRLRNGSSNVTYNHELVHVRQWYANSTTNLSGFGDPNEHEADLFSGTNSYLTWTLLYQNGFISKTILNQINDLNIIYSLKSDLLYLLILRRNIDAAL; translated from the coding sequence ATGAAAGAAAAATTAAGAAAATTCGCTGTTTTAGTTTTCCTACCGCTACTCTTATTAATGATTTTTAGCGGTTTCTCCATTAAATCGTTTTTCTTAACTCTTACCGGTTCTTTAGTTCCTCAACCGTTACCTAAACTCTCAGCAACTCAGAATGGAACCTTATCTTCGAATGTGGAAATTGTTCTCCCGCCCGGAACGAAAGGAATTGTTCCAAATTTATCCCTTTCATATTCCTCCGGAGGAAAGAACGGGATCCTAGGAGTAGGCTGGAACCTTTCAGGAATTTATTCAATTTCTAGAGATCCTAGTTTTGGGATCAATTTTGATAATAATGACAAATTTCTGTCCGATCAGGTTGGTCCTTTAACGGATATTTCCGGAAACAAGACCAAGTATCATAGCCGCAAAGAGTCTTGGGTCCGTTTCGTTCCAAGCGGAGTCTGTGGAAGCGGACCTTGCTCATGGACGGCTACCGATAAGGATGGGATCGTTTATAGTTACGGAAAAACGAATGATTCAAGGATAGAAGCTCTCGGAAAAAATGGAGCAATCCGAAACTGGGCCTTAAATCAAGTTAGAGATCCGTTCGGAAACGGATATGATATAACTTATATAGAAGATCCCATTACCGGCGAATATTACCCGAACGAGATCAAATACCAAAATCGTAGTATAAAATTCGAATATTCAAGCTCTCGAACGGATTCTTCTCCATCATATGTTTTCGGATCTTTAGTACAAACCACCAAACGATTGGATGAAATTGAGATCTATGCAGACGGAACCTTGCTTCGAAACTATGAACTTGAATATTCAAGCGGTCCTTCTACAGGAAGACAGATCCTAACTTCTCTCAAAAGAAACGAATCCAATATCTTCGGCTCCGAAAGTTACGATGATCTAGATTTTAACTATGGTAGCGATGGATTCTTAGTCCAACCTTTGGCGGATACAAACTTAAACACTCCTACTTCTACCGTTAATTTATTTGTTCCAAGTGCGTTGTTAATGTATGCAAATTTATATTTTGGAAATCCTTTACCGACTCAACCCACGGCAACGGAAAAAAGACTAGCGACATACCTACAGTATGCAATGCATATCCCTGTTCCGGATAGGGATGTTTGTAATAATGGAGCTTCTGCTTGTCTTTGCGCCGCATATGCTCCTTGTTGGGGAGGAAATCCGAATTTCTTCGCAATACTTGCTTCTATGTGTTTAGATTATAATAACTGGGGCGGACCAAACTATTGTGCCTCCGGGATCGATTCCGGTCTTACTTATTGGACTCCAATGGACTTGGATGGAAACGGTATTCTCGATTTTGCAAGCATCGTAGGATCTGAAAATTCTAATACGATCCGTTTAAGAGCCTGGAAGGTTCAGAACGGGACAGTTGATCCGAATGGAAGTTTCTTAAGCCCTATTCTTCCTCTGCATTATAACACTTTTTTCCAAACAGTAGATCTGGATGGAGATGGAAGAACAGATTTCGCTTACGAAAGTGGTGGTAAATTAAATGTTATATACTCGCAGTCGAATAGTTTCAGTAGTCCGGTTAATTTTTCAAATGTAGCCATTCCTGCCGCTAGCCAGAATATGCAAGCCTTCAGACCATATTCTTATTTTTATGAATATTCCACTTTGAATCCGAAGCGGATGATTGCTGATAAACCGCAGATTGATTGGTTCGCGGATATGAACTCGGACAATCTTGCGGATTTCATTCATTACGACGGAACTAAATTTAATATCTACCTGAATCAGAAGGGAAGTTTTTCCAATGCGATCCAAATTACCGGAACTTCCAATTATTTTATAAACGAATTTATGGACTTGGATTTGGACGGAAAAGCGGAACATGTAAGATTAGTCCAATACAGTCAAAATCCTCAATACACTTCTGTTAGTAATCAATTACAGGCTGCAAACGAACAAGCAGAAACGATCACGAACGAATTTCATACGAAAGAAGACATTCTGAATTCTATTCTAAACAACGGAGTGAGTAGCGTATCAAATTCGGATTTTTATTCATTGATCGATTATTATCTAACGGGCTGCGGTTACTATATTGCAAACTCAGGTTCCGGAGGAAATATCCTTCAAGTTCCTAATAGTTCCGGCCAGAATGTAAGCTGCATCGACGTTGATCCGAATTATATCGATGTTACCCAGCTGCAAGCGGCAAAAAATGGAACTCCAATCCCTTCTACCAATACACTTTTTAATGATCTGCAAGTGGTATATGCAAAAACATTAGGTCCTGTGACTACTACTCAAACGAACTTACAAAATCAATTGAATGCATTGAATGCAAGTGCGAACGGGACCATTCGATATAGACTGGATGTAACTACATTCAATCTTACCTCGCAAACATCTACTGTAGCACAATACGATTTAGGAACAAGTGCAGATCGTTTAAGAAGTTTCTTCGGCGATGTTAATTCAGACAGCCTCCCCGACTTTGTCACTATCGTAGGAAACCAAATAAAGGTTTCTTTAAATACGAATCATGGTTTTGCGGCGCAGGTAACAAGTAGCCTAAATGCAAGCAGCGTTTCGAATACAAGTCAGTCCAACTTTTCAGATGTTAACTCGGATGGATTGGAAGATCTAGTTCTATATAATAAAGAAACAAAAACAGTAGAAAGTTATTTATCGAATGGAGCAGGATCTCTTACTTATAATTCCAATTTCGGATTTGGACAGTTCGACTTGAATGAACAAACTAGCGGTGGTGTTTATAAGGCCGATCAAGGTCAATTTATTATCCAAGATATGAATGGAGATGGATCTAAGGACGCGTTACTTATCAAACTTTGGCAAGATAAAACTCAAGGACATATATTGGCAAAAACCACCAATCCGAAAGTCTCCAATGAAGATGATTTGATCTCTGTAACCAATGGGATCCAAACCACAACAGTAGGTTACACTACTAAACAGCTACATCCGGGGGCAATTCAAGCTGGAAGCGGAAACTATCCAAATATACCGGACATTAGTAATACACATTTAGTAACAAATATAACCACCGATCTAGGTTCCGGGGTATCTATCGGAGAAAGTTTCGAATATAAGAATTCTAGATTTTATTTAGGGGTGAGAGAAGTTATAAGAAGCCTTGGATTTGCCAGTGTAAAAGAGAAGGATAACGGAACAGGATTTTATCGGTTCACAGAATATAACCAAACCGATTATAGATTGGCAGGAGTTCCGACTACTTTTAGTAATTACAATGCTTCCGGAAACTTAATGCAACAGACCATTAACAGCGGATTTCAATTCCCCAATCCACTCGGAACTGAAATTGCGGTTGCTGCAAATATTTCTAAAAGTTCTTATCATAACGGCAATTTAGAAGTATCAACGAATACTGCCTATACATTAGACCAGTATGGATTTCCGACAAACCAGACCGAAACAGCAGGTTCTCATACAATCTCTACTGATATAGAATTTAGCCACGATTTGAATTCTTGGCGAATAGGTAGAATGACTCGAAATAAGAAAACCATAAATGGTCTCTTGGTTCAGGATCAAAAGCTGGTTTATCAAGGGGATGCGGTACAAACTGCAACTCAGTTTTTAGGAACTTCTGCCGAACAAAATACGAATTATACGTATGACTCATTTGGAAATCCTATAACGATTACGGATACTTCTAACGCCACTTCAACAATTTCGTATGATGCAGTTATCCACTCATTCCCTCTCGAAAAAAACAACGCACTTGGTCATAAGGAAACGATAAATTACGATCTTAATTCCGGATTGGAAATTTCAAAAACGGATCCAAATGGAGGAGTTACCTCTAAGACATACGACGCTTTAGGTCGATTGCTTCAAGTTACATACCCTGGAAGCCAAAACTGGAATGAATCGTACGAATATACAAACACCGGGAAATTTGATTTAGCAAATTTTTCAAATACTCAATCAGTCTCGAAAACGATCCGCGATACAACGAGCGGCTTAGAGACCAAGATCACTGAATATTCGGATCCCCTTGGGAATGTTCTCAGAACGGTTTCCGATACGGCAGTGACCGGCATAACGTTAATAACGGATTCTTTATATAATTACCAAACAGGTTTGGCATTTAAGAAGTCGAACCCGTATTTTAGTAATACTTCTCCATTTTGGACAGAATATAAATATGAAGATCCGGATTATAGATCTACCGGAACAATCCATTCCGATTCTAAAGGATTAACTACGACAACCGTATCCTACTCCGGATTGACTGTTAATACGTCGATTTCCGCTCCGGATGGGATCGTAAAAACTTTCAGTGAAACAAAGAATGAACTCGGACAGGTTGTTTCTAAAACGGATAATGGAAAAACGATCTTAACAAATTATTCTCCTAATGGGCAGCCTTCTCAAATTACAGATCCGACTGGACTTGTTACAAATTTCGTGTTCGGTACTGCGGGCAGAAGAATCAGTGTGACTGACCCTAGTTCGGGAACGATCAGCTATACATATGATCCAATGGGAAGAATTTTGCAGCAAACGGATGCGAGAAATAAAAATATCCAGTTTAGCTATGATACGATTGGAAGGATCATTTCTACTCAAACGAATGGAGGAGAAACTCCTATCGTAAATGAATACGATGCAGGTCAGTATGGAATCGGCAGAGTTACAAAGATAACGGATAGTTCCGGAGTAACTGAAATTTCTTATAATATCCAAGGTAAACCAATCCGACAGATCAAGACCATCGATGGCTATCAGCTTATCACAGAAATGGAATATGATTCCCTAGGAAGACTAATTATAATTACTTATCCTGATGGATCTAAAGTGTATCAAAGTTATTCTTTAAATGGAAATTTAGAAAATGTGACCTTAGATAGTCCGGATGGAGGAGCTAACGGGATTCTTGTCGCTCAGTATGAAGGGCCGATCTTTGTGGATGGGAATCCGATATTTAGAAAAACAACCGGAAACGGAGTTGTTACCGATCTAAAATTGGATCTTTCTAATTTCCAGACCTTATCTTTATCCTCAAAGAAGGATGATGGAAGTATCCTACAATCAATCTCTTATGATTACGATGGTTCTGGAAATATTGCCCAACAAACTGATAATCAAAATACAAGTCGAAACCAAACGTATACGTACGATCTACATAGCAGACTTCTATCGGCAGTGGGAAGCTATGGAACACAGAATTATACTTATAACGCCGGCGGGAATTTAACCCAAAAAGGAAATGTAAACTTTACATACGGAGATTCGAATCATCCACATTCGATCACAAACGCGGCATCCGGTCAAAGCTCTTATAATTACACCTACGACGCAGCCGGAAATATGATCTCTCGAAATGGAGATGTGCTAGTTTACGATTCGTTTAGTAAACTTATCGAATACCAAGCACAAGATGGTACAACGATCAAATACACGTACGATTATTCGGGAAATAGGGTGAAGTCAGAAAACCTTACGACAACTGCTATAACCTATAATACCGGAGATTATTACGAAATCGTAAAATCCAATGGAAGCGATGATCAGCATACGATGTACATTAAAGGACTGGGCGGAGAAATTTTAACCCAAATCACTCGTCCAAATGCAAGTTTAGTTACCTTAGATGAGAATACAAAGATTGGATTGGCGAATTCTTCCGGGACTTGGATGGAACAAACTGGGCTTTGTTCCGGGGTTATTATAGATTGTGGAACCTATTGGAAAAATAGGATCATTAGCCCGATCTCAAAATTCTTTGCATACTCTGCATTTTTCCGGGACGGAATTCCCACTATAGCATTCAGACTCGGCTATATTCTATTTATATTAGGTATGTTCTACTTGGCATATCCATTCTTGCTAAGAGGAAACGAGATATTAAAAGGAAAGAAAATAACGGGACTGTCTACACCGGTTCTTCTTATATCAATATTCGGAGTGAGCTTATTCCAGGATTGTAATGGATTGTTAGGCGGTAAAGCTCCTTGGTTTACTTTAAAAGCTAATATGGAAGAAACTTCTTCCTTCGGAGTAAAGGATAATAACGCGGGAACTCCTGCAATCGGTGGATATTTCTACCAAAGAGACCATCTTGGTTCTACAACTATGCTCACGGATGGATATGGAAACCAGGTAGCAGGACCTGGTCAAAGCGGAGTGAGCTACGTAAGTTATTTACCTTATGGAGAAATCAATCTTTCTGAGTCAACCGGGCCGGATATTTTTCATTATAAATTCACAGGCCAGATATTGGATTCTGATACAGGTTTATATTATTATAAATCAAGATATTATGATCCTCATTTAGGACGATTCATCCAGGCTGATGATAGATCAGACAAGGGAATCAACGGTCTCAATCGTTACATGTATGTTGGCGGAAATCCGGTCAATAGGATTGATCCGAATGGACATAGCTGGTTGAGCAATGCACTTAAGATTAAGTCTGGGAGTTTCTTGCAGAGGGCGCTGTTTGTTAATAGTAAGAGATGGGCTTCAGCAGGTAATCTATTATATAATGCAGGAAGTGTAATTGGAGGAACTGCGTTGTTGGCGGGAATGGTTGGATTTGCTCCAGTATTCTTGCAGGCAGGTGTAATCGCTAATCCTAAGGCTTTCAAACATAATTTTGGCCAGGCAACAAATGCTTATTTTCGTTCATTAGCGGATTTCGGTGTAAGTTCAGTTGCAAATCCAATCCTTGGTGATCCAAGACCAAGGTATGAAATTAGTCGAGGAGCTTTTATAATACATAACTCTTATGAAGCAAATCATGGGCTATTCAAGAGAAATGAATCATTGACCTTAGCTACTACAGAGGGGCCATACGTACGTTTGCGAAACGGTTCCTCAAATGTAACATATAATCACGAACTAGTTCACGTTCGCCAATGGTATGCTAATTCTACTACAAATTTATCAGGTTTCGGAGATCCCAATGAGCATGAAGCTGATTTATTCTCGGGGACCAATAGTTATTTAACATGGACACTATTATACCAGAATGGTTTCATTAGCAAAACTATTCTTAACCAGATTAATGATTTAAACATTATATATAGCTTAAAAAGTGATCTGCTATATTTACTCATACTAAGGAGAAACATTGATGCGGCGCTTTGA